The DNA window CCAAACTGGTGCCTTTATGAATTTTCCTTCTTTACTGGAACTGAATCTGAGCAGAAACAAGTTTATTTCATTACCTGATGTCATTAGTCGACTTTCTCAGCTTCGATATCTCAACATAACCCAGTGTCAGGAACTTAAGAAACTTCCCAAACTTCCTCCGAGTATAGAGGAATTATATTCAGAAGATTTTTTGGCCAAGCAAAGTATTGCAAGGCTACAAATGTACCATCGGTTGAATTTGGTGTCATTCACCAATTATAGTTTTGACCAACAATCTTATACAGAGGAGAGCAATGGTAGCTCAGTTTTGGATGAGATTCTCAGTTTGTTTCTTTCACAAAACATGGATAAGGTGGTCCAGCCCTCTCTTAACTCCAATTACAGGGGGACTTTTTCCATCGTCTTTCCTGAATGTGTAATTCCCATGTGGTTTAAGCATCAGAGTGTTGAGGAGAAGATCTTGTTCGAACTGCCTATTAATTGGTATAACGACAAGTTCAAGGGCTTTGCTATATGCTGTGTGACTCTCATGGGAGCAGGTGTCTGCTGTCCTGATTCAGAACTATCTGAGAAGTATGACTATGCTTTCATCAAAACCAATTTGGTATGCAAAGATGATTTAGAAGACCTTAAAGTGCTAGAGAAAGAATGTAAAGTGGGCACAGCATCTAGAGCGTATGGCTGGTGTGTTTGCTTTGTGTACATACCATTGCATGCTTCACTGCAGGTGTCTGGCACAGATGTTGGAAATATTAACCAGTATAGCCTATTTGAGGCATCTATCCATGGGCGCATTGTGAGACAGTGGGGAGTTCATTTGATTTATGAGGATGAAGGAATAATTTCAAAGCCCAGCAGACCACTGTTTTCAAAGGGTTTCTGGGAGCAGGGCAAATATGAAAGACAGAGAGTTATGCAGGGTAAGTTCCAGACGTAAAAGTGTACGGCCCGGCGTTAAATTTGATTTccattattttaaaagtatttcatgtttttattattGCGGTAATGATATTTACATTATGATACATGAAAGCAGTGATGTGCTCTCTTAGAAAAAGCAAAGCTTCGGAAGGGAAGCTCTGTATTCCCTTCTAACTTCTTTCCTCTCTATTTCTTCCTTCATTAGTAATCTTGTTTTGCCACTGTTAGAGTAggtaaaagtcccacattggttggggAATGGACTGGTGGTcaccttatatggacttgggcaatcctcccctcatgagctagcttttggggttgagttaggcccaggtGCCATATCtttatatggtatcagagccaggtCCATCCCCGTTTGGGCTCCCGGTCCACGCGCCAGTTGGGCCTGGGCGTGAAGGGTGGTGTTAGAGTGGGtagaagtcccacattggttggggaatggactagtggtctccttatatggacttgggcaatactcccctcatgagctagcttttggagtTGAGTTACAGTCACTCTCTCCGAGGAAGTACAAAGAGAGAGGCGTGATTGAGGACCCTAGTACCTGAAGAATGGGTTGAATTTGAGAGGGAAACTACTAACATTATTAAGAAGGAAAGACATAAGATTTCAAAGCAATTGGAGTTTGGGCAACGTGTGGAAAGGAGGAGGCTAGATTTAATTCCAATTGGTAACAAGTAATGGGAGAGGCAGTAGCATTAAGGAGTATTTGAATGGGAGGGAGGAAAAGTTGAAGGGTATTGCCAAGAGATCCTATATCAGTGGTTTATGGTGGTGGATTGGGATCAGAACCTCTTCAATCCAACAGAGAGAGTACTAAAGCTATTCATAACAGGTTCCAGTACAATATGCAAATCCAAGTCTGTAAATTATCATCCGTGGCAGAGAAAATTACCCCTGTATTCTCCTTTCATCGTCTCCTTCTCTAGGGTCTGCTGATGACTTTTACCATCGGCTATGGCTTTACAAACCCAAATAGACTTAGCGAGAATCATCTTTAGAATCGGCAAAGGTATGCAAGTTTTGTCAGATCTATATTTCTGcagttctctttttattttgagGGATAAAAAGCTTACACCTCTGATGTTTGGTCACGAGTTTGATGAAATGATTTTATGAGTTTCCAAGGATAAGCTATTTCAATTTCTGCAATTATATTAATTGCATTTTACACCTAAGTAGATGTATTTGAACAAATTCAGGTCTGGGGTTTTCTAGGTTTGCTAATCTTTGATTTTTATCTGTGGAATTAGTCATTCTGAAGCAACCAATACAGGAGATGCAACTTTAGTTGATGCTAAGATGTTCTTGTACTCCGGTTACCTGTCATTTTAATCAGCATGGAAAATTAGTAATTGAGTTTAGTTTACATTTATGCTATTGGCATCACACTTGGCACCgttcttatttatttagttCCTAGGGCCATTATATAAAAAACTCATTACATTCTATTTGTTTCTTTATGTGCTGATTATAACGACTAAATTACAGagctcatatttttttttcctgttttgATTTTACATAGTCTTtgagaaattaataatttgattcCTTGTTCATGTGTCTGTTTTGACAGACTTATGATATTTTTCAGTTTCTGCTTACAAAAGTTCAAGGCGGAGTCTTTTTAGCGACCATGCCTCCAGAAGTCCTTGACATCACAAGAAAAGGTTCATGAATAAGCCCGTAAAAAACTTGGTTAAACGCGCTGAATGCTCAAGCGTATTAAACAGTTCTAGGTTAATCTTGATAAGGAGTAATGGAAGCTTGAAACAGTCAACGATCTATACGAGATGCTAGTGATTACTCAGAGCGTTACTTTTGTGAACACCAGGTGCGAGAGTGATTTATGTATGTACAACACGTTCCACTATGCTTCTTCCCCCATCCTTATCATAACTGATCTATTGGCTCGTGGTATTGATGCACAACAGGTTTCACTTGTGATCAATTATGTTCTCCCAATTCTACCAGAGAATTATCTTCAACATATTGAAAAAGGTGGCgagtttggaagaaaaatagTTGTAATCAACTTTTTGACGCAAGCAAGACCTTACATGTGGCTTCATAGCATTGAAGGTGAACAAGATCATAGGTGACTACTAAAtcaattttgaaattcttgaaaacAAGTTAAGTGTACgtgataagattgaatattcAATACTTTTGTGTAAACCAAAATAGAAGGAACTATTGGCTGATTATTTCATGAAAATCAGTCATTAGAGGTATTCTAATTCATGTTGGAATAttcttaatattattttattaagaacatatctttaaattatttataatattcaGATATTAGTAGAGGATCAAGGGTCGAGAgttcaattaaatcaaactgatCCAATATTTAAGAACAAACAAATGATCCTGATAAACTttaaattagaaaattttatactattttttaatcGTATCTTCATATGAGTCCTTGTATATGTTTGCTCTTCTTATAGCCACAAAGATGCTCTTACTTGTTAGTGCATCATaactttcctttttttcctaTGTGAAGTTCACAGATTCATAGTAAATGAACAAGAAGAGAAAACACCAAAGCTCTCGGATTATAGAAAATTCCTTTTACCAATGTGTGGATACCTCAACTTTTCTCGATTCTCTGTACTAGTTCTGGGCATTTCCTGCTATAAATGAGTTATTGAAACTAAAAGAACCAATAATATGAGAGATGAAGGGAATAAATCAAATATCTTTTGCTTTTTAGCCGTTGGTTGAGTCTTTAAGATCCTTCCTATTTCTCTTAGATGTAAATAAAGCTCtaatttcaagaaaagaaagttATTCTGATTTATTTCTTACCTGAGCTTTCTCGGAGTTTTAGTATTCAAGGAGatcctaattttattttgaatactATAATTTTGATCGTAatattgtaatattttatttgaataatgtAGCTTTAATTTGAATATTGTGGTTTTGATTTGAatattaaagtttttatttatattctgTAGTTTTTTGTTAGAACTAGAGTATTTTTAAACTGAATATTGTATCCTTGAATGGAAGTTTGAATATTGAATAGTATAACTCTTTTTAATATGGATttgaatttaaaagtttttatttgaatattctTGCCTTTGCTTTGCATATTCTTTTTAATGCTGTCGTTCTTTAATTACATATTTGAGttcaatatcaattttttatatatatatttgagtaCCAGTAGGATTagtttattttcatcataattgctaaattttagttttattttcacATAAAACACGACGCCATTACAACAATAATCATAACTATGTCTTaattccgaaaaatattttttgctaGAATTACTATATTGTCTAAATATAAGAATCTGTACATAATTACTATTACTATGATACATTAAACAATGATGGTTAGTAGGTGGTAGTTGCtatcttttcctatattttttaaGTTAGTTGGACACCAACTAATTTTAATTCCATTAGTCATAGTTAGGGGGAAAAGTTGACCCGTAAGCTATTCAGAACCTATGTGTTTACTTTCAGTCAATGGATAAATAATTGTTGTCCGATGGTTCAAGTTCCTATAGATTTCCAGAAACTTCCCGCATATCTTTCTCATATATTTGCTGATTAGCAGAACTCTAAAATTCCCCATGGCTTCCCAAATTCAATCTGCCCAAAAATGGAAATTTGatgtattctttaattttagacAGCAGGACTTGGACAAAAGCTTTGTTGCTGATCTTCACAAACGTCTGAACGACATAGGAATCAACGTATTCAAACCTGATGTCAACTCTGAATGGGGAGAACAAATTTCAACAGAAATCTTAGAAGCCATCGAGGAATCAAGGATTGCCGTTACCATCTTTTCCAAGGACTATACTTCCTCCCCACGGTGCTTGGAAGAACTCACTAAGATCATGGAGTGCGTTGACAACAAGGGACAGGAATTTTTCTTTGTCTTCTATAAAGTTAAGCCATCAGATGGCTTAAGTCCATTAGGGACTTTTGAGGAAGATATcaagggttttgatttggagAAGGTGCAGAGGTGGAAGGACGCTCTCCGTAAAGCGGCTGACATGGCAGgattaaaagattatttttctGGAGCTGAATTATCCCATTGGTGAGTATAGCTCAACAGAACAGTTGagtttgattcaatttttgCGAGACATGTTCATCTGcatattgtttgaaattaacAAAGTTCTGAgataattgaaaacaaaaaatgattagTTCTGTATATTTTCTGGAAAAGAACAAACATAAAGGATCTTCCACAGCCCCTGAGCGCAGAAAAGGAGGACAACTAGAACCATGGTTCCAATTACGGGAGAGATGACAGTTAGTAGGTAAATACCGACAATAAAAGGATCAGTTAGGTGAACTGTGACTATATATTGAGAATATTTCAAAATCTCCCTTCTACTTTAGAAGGGCAAGTTACCACCTCAGCCGGCTATGCTATTAAAGCTCTCTTTTTGATCCGTAAAATGAAGGATATACTACAGCCTTTGGGCAAAAATACCTTGTAGATGATCTCCCTAACAGGTGATGGGTTGGGGCAGATTTCAACGTAGAGAGCTGTAAAGCTGCTACAATTTTGACTTAAGTTATGCTTTTATGTGTGTTCTTAAGTTTCCAACTTAGATCTAGGAATTAGGTCATCTGGTGCCTGTACAAATTTGCATGTCATTTAACTACCACCTCTTTTGATCACTAGGCCTGCTGTAAGTTGCAAACTGTGACAGAATAATTTCTCTCGGCTATTGATTCTTCATAAAGTTATTATGTACTAGTTCTTCTGAGCTGACTGAAACCCGTCCATTGCTTTGCCTGGTTCATATTATGCAATCTGGTCTTCCTTGGGAGTCACCTCACTGATATTTATTCTTTGCAATAGTTGGCACATACTCTCCACCTCCCAGTCATATAGTCTCCTAGATTGAGTATTCCATGCTTGTATGGATGTATAATCTGTAATAACTGCTGCAGTATGACTACAAAACTTTATAGCTCAGGAAGTTGGTCTTCTACGAATTATGACCCATCCTTATATCAAGCCAGAAATGAATCTTCCTCCCTTTTACTACTAATCCTATAGTTTCAGCAATAATCTCCCTTAACTACCTGATGTCCTTCCAGATTTTTACCCCATGAGAACACGTAGCTGTTTTTGTGGTCCAATGCCCatctatttccatttttttcattatcACTAGTTTCCAAAGGGTATTGTCTAACTTACAAATCTCCGTAGCCACTTGAGTATCCCGCTTTTGCTGTGGATGCTcaaaactttactcttactgACCGTTACTTTTTTCGGGTTCTCACTGTGTTGATTGTGTTTCAATTAACCAGTTTAGGTTAAATGTTCTCATTTCTCAATTATTACTTTGTCATAATCCTTGCCTGGCATACATTGAATCACTGCATTTCAGTGATTGTATTTCAAGAAATTAGTGGATGGTGAAGATTGACATGAAAACAagcttatgcctccattgaATGGCCCTTACTACAACAGGTTTTCAAGGCTTTGAAATTTCCCACACAATTCATAAGCTGGATTATGACGATGTCACTGATACAGTTTTCACAGGACCCGTTATGAGCATTCTGAGTtcttggttatgtcttttgggcTGACCAATGTCCCAACTTCATCAAATTACTCTTTAAGGAAGTTCGATCAAATTTCCCCAATTACTCTTCTTAAATCTCATGATTCTATGGTTGCAATTCCACTAAATGTAACCACACTAATGACAAATGAGATGTTTTGTTGTGTGATCGTAAGATAATTCTGCTTGTCATCCGGCCTCCAATAATGACCTAGTCCTTCAAATGCTCCTTACATATAGGAAGAATATTGACGTTCAAGTTTGTAGGAGTACCAACAGGTTTGCAATTCAACATGTCAGTTTCTTCCAACATGTCCAAAGTGTACATACCCTGTGAACTGAAAATTCCTCTGCTAGATTGCGCCATCCCAATGCCTAGGAAGTACTTTAGTTTGCCTGGGTCTTTAGTCTGAAGGTGACTGATAAAATGCTGCTCGAGATGAATAACACCTTTTGATTATCACATGTTATAacaatatcataacataaacaACCAATAGCTTGTGTTTACTGTTGTGAGAATGTTTATGAAAAATTGGGTAATCATTTTCACATCGAAGCATGCCAAACTATTGGACAATAATGCCAAAACGACCAAATTATGCCTTTGGTGATTTCTCCATGTAGACCTCTTCAACAAGTTTGCGACAAAGGAATACATCGTTGATCTACAATTGATTAAGTGGCTGATGAAACATGGCCACCATGGAGATCCATGGAGATAAGGAGGCAGACAGAAGCAATTTTGGGCATCGAAGAAAAGGTATTACTATAAATACAACCATAAATATGATATCAGCTAGCTGAACATGAAATGATACAAGAACAAAGAATTCTGGAGGAAGGGGAGATAACTTCTAAATTGACACTTATATCAGAGCTTGAAGGAATAGAAAACCATGAGGAAACAGCCTTGAGGCAAGGATCTAGGGTAACTTGGCTCAAAGAAGGAGATAAAAACACTGGTTTCTTCCATAAAACAACAAATGCACACAGGAGAGTTAACACAATCGACAAGTTAAAAGTCAATAAAGTATTGGTAACTGAACCAAAAGAGGTGAAGAAGGTGATAATTGAGTACTATGAGAATTTGTACTTGGAAACTTTGGAGGCCTAAGCTTGATATGAGAGAATGTCCCATGATCAATGAAGAACATCATCAGTAATGTGGTAGTGGCAGCAATCAAAGTATTCCATGAGGAGGGGACTTTTGAGAGAAGCATAAATACTACTTTTGTGGCTTTAATCCCTAAAAAGGGTAGGAGCAATGGAGTTAAATGATTTTAGACCTATAAGTCTAGTGGGGGAAGTATATGAAATCATTGCTAAGGTCCTAGTAGAAAGGCTGAAAAGAGTGATGCATAAGTTGATTGACAGGCAACAAATGGCTTTTATTAAGAACAGACATATCATGGATGCAGTACTAGAGGAAAATGAATGTTTAGACTCGAGATGAAAAGACAAACAGGTAGGGATTCTACGCAAACTGGATATCCAACAAGCATATGATCATCCAAATTGGGACTTCTTAATGAATATGCTACAAAGGATGAGGTTTGGTTCAAAGTGGCTCTGGTGGATCAAACAATGTATCAACACAGTAAAGTTTTCAgtattgataaataaaagtccatgtgtttttttttcttcctataGGAGTTCAAGGCAAGGGGATCCACTATCTCGTTGGCTCTTTATCCTAGCCATGGAGGGACTATCAATCTCATACAAATAACAAGAAGCAGAAGTTGGGTCAGCGGATTCCAAGTGGGAGACAGAGTAGGCAACAATTTAGAGGTAACATATATGCAATATGCAGATGACACTTTGATACACCCTCTCAAAATGGAGTCGCTTAGAGGAAGAATAGACATTTACTTGAGACAGCTCGAGCCCTCTTATTCCAAATGAAGGTGCCTAGATAGTTTTGGGCTGATGAAGTCTCAACGACTTGTTTTCAGATTAATCACATGCCATCTACTGTGCTTAATGGTGATATGCCTTATAGTGTTCTTTTTCCAAACAAGGCATTATTTTCGGTGGAACCTAAGGTATTTGGAAGCACATGTTATGTTCGAGATGTTCGACCATCTCATACCAAGTTGGATCCCAAGGCattgaagtgttttttttttggatattctCACCTTCAGAAGGGGTATCAATGCTATTCTACTGAACTTGGCAAATATATGGTATCGAGGGATGTGGTATTTTCATAGACCACACCGTTTTTCTATGAACCTCCCATTTGTACGAGTCAAGAGGaagaaataaatggttagtctATTAGGTTACCCATTCTGTTTCTTCATCTTCCAGTTCTTCTATTGAACACCAATCGAATATTGTGCCTTTACCACTTACTCCATCTGTGCTAGCAAGACCATCAATTGTTCAAGTTTATTCAAGGAGAAGAGATACCGGCAATATATGTCCTGCACCAGTTCCTTCGTCATCAGATCCTCCTTTGCTTGATCCTTCTGAAAACATTGACCTCCCTATTGCTCTTCGTAAGGTACACGTACTTGCAAATCCACATACGcaattgctaattttgtttccCATGACCGCTTGTCCTCCACTTCTAGATCTTTGATTGCTTCTTTAGACTCCATCTTTGTACCTAAAACAATGAAAGAGGCTAAGTCATCCAGGATAGTCTAATGCAATGCTTGAGGAAATACATGCCTTAGAGGAAAACCATACGTGGGATTTGGTTGATTTACCCGAAGGGAAGAAAGCAGTAGAATGTAAGTGGCTCTTTACCGTTAAAGTTAATTCTGATGGTTCTGTGGCAAGACTTAAGGCAAGACTTGTGGCTAAAAGGGATGCTCAGATTTATGGGGTGGATTATATAGACACCTTCTCTCCGGTTGCCAAACTCACTTCTGTCCGCTTGTTAATTATTCTAGCTGCTTCCGAGAATTGGTCTTTACATCAATTGGATATCAAGAATGCATTACTTCATGGTGATCTTCAAGAGGAAGtgtatatggagcaaccacccaattttgttgctcagggggagtatGGGAAAGTTTGTCATCGGAATAAGTTTTGTATGGCTTGAAATAGAGCCCTCAGGCTTGGTTTGGAAACTTTAGTGAGGTGGTTCAAaagtttggtttgaaaatgagcaAATGTGATCACTCAGTCTTTTATCAACAATCAGCAACTGGCATTGTCCTCCTTGTTGTATATGTCGATGACATTGTCATCACAGGAAGTAATTATGCGCGGATCTCATCTTTCAAGTCTTTCCTGCATACGAGATTTCTTACGAAGGACTTAGGTCAGTTAAAATACTTTCTAGGAGTAGAAGTAAATCGAAGCAAGAATGGAATTCTTCTATCTCAGAGAAAGTATACTCTCGACCTACTTGCAGAAACAGGAAAGTTGGTAGCTAAACCCTGTAATACCCCAATGATTCTGAATGTGCATCTTATGAAAGATGATGGTGATCCTTTTGATGATCCAGAGAAATACAGGAGGATAGTTAGGAAGTTAAACTACCTCATTGTGACTCGTCCGAATATTGCATTTGCTATAAGTATTGTTAGCCAATTCATGTCTGCACCTACGGTCAAACATTGGACAGCTTTGGAACAAATTGTATGTTACTTGAAAGGAGCTCCTGGACTCGGCTTAATGTATAATAATCATGGACATACTCGTGTTGAGTGTTTCGCAGATGCTGATTGGGCTGGATCCAAAATTGATAGAAGATCTACTATAGGCTATTGTGTCTTCGTTGGAGGAAACTTAATATCATGGAGGAGCAAGAAGCAAAATGTTATCTCTCGATCCAATGTTGAATCTGACTACAGAGCTATGTCTCAGTCCACATGTGAGATTATTTAGATACATAATCTTTTAACTGAAATTGGATTGAAACATCATACACCAGCAAAACTTTGGTGTGATAATCAGGTTGCTCTTCATATTGCCTCAAATCCGGTGTATcatgaaagaactaaacatattgAGGTTGACTGTCATTTCATTCGTGAAAAGATTCAGGAAAACTTGATTTCCGCTTGCTATGTGAAGACCAGAGAGCAACTAGCTAATTTGTTCACAAAGGCACAAAATGGAGCTCGAGTTAGTTATCTATTAACAAGCTGGGCATGATCAATATCTATGctccagcttgagggggagtgttatagAATATTGTAGGATATTGTAAAgatattttcttaccttataTAGCTAGCTAAATCATAGAAAGATGTGTAGGATAATTACTTACCTTTGATAGTACCTCTAgtgattgtatatatacatgtactTCTTAACATAGTGAAATACAAGTTCTTCAATTCCCATAATTCAAATAACATGTATGAAGGGAGTATTAGAGTGAATTAGAATCCCACATTGGTTGGGAAATGGAAGGGTGGTTTGCGTATATGGACTCAGACAATCCTTCTCTCATGTGCTAACTTTTGGGGTTTAGTTAGACTTAGGTAccatatcttctttttttctagaAGGTTacatttttgtatatttacTGAACCAGTACATGAGCTGCACTAAAAACCATGTTTACAGCTTGTCAAAAGAAAACTGAATCTGAATCCTAACAGGAACCTAG is part of the Solanum stenotomum isolate F172 chromosome 8, ASM1918654v1, whole genome shotgun sequence genome and encodes:
- the LOC125872675 gene encoding TMV resistance protein N-like, giving the protein MASQIQSAQKWKFDVFFNFRQQDLDKSFVADLHKRLNDIGINVFKPDVNSEWGEQISTEILEAIEESRIAVTIFSKDYTSSPRCLEELTKIMECVDNKGQEFFFVFYKVKPSDGLSPLGTFEEDIKGFDLEKVQRWKDALRKAADMAGLKDYFSGAELSH